A part of Candidatus Dormiibacterota bacterium genomic DNA contains:
- a CDS encoding AAA family ATPase, translating to MHLKSLRIQGFKTFARRTELPFSRGITAIVGPNGS from the coding sequence GTGCATTTAAAGTCACTGCGCATCCAGGGGTTCAAAACCTTCGCGCGTCGCACCGAACTTCCCTTCAGCCGCGGAATAACGGCGATCGTCGGCCCCAACGGAAGCG